Proteins co-encoded in one Neofelis nebulosa isolate mNeoNeb1 chromosome 2, mNeoNeb1.pri, whole genome shotgun sequence genomic window:
- the SRSF10 gene encoding serine/arginine-rich splicing factor 10 isoform X2, producing the protein MSRYLRPPNTSLFVRNVADDTRSEDLRREFGRYGPIVDVYVPLDFYTRRPRGFAYVQFEDVRDAEDALHNLDRKWICGRQIEIQFAQGDRKTPNQMKAKEGRNVYSSSRYDDYDRYRRSRSRSYERRRSRSRSFDYNYRRSYSPRNRPAGRPRRSRSHSDNDRFKHRNRSFSRSKSNSRSRSKSQPKKEMKAKSRSRSASHTKTRGTSKTDSKTHYKSGSRYEKESRKKEPPRSKSQSRSQSRSRSKSRSRSWTSPKSSGH; encoded by the exons GTCCGAAGATTTACGACGAGAATTTGGTCGTTATGGTCCTATAGTTGATGTGTATGTTCCACTTGATTTCTACACGCGTCGTCCAAGAGGATTTGCTTATGTTCA ATTTGAGGATGTACGTGATGCCGAAGACGCTTTACATAATTTGGACAGAAAATGGATTTGTGGACGCCAAATTGAAATACAGTTTGCACAGGGGGATCGGAAGA CTCCAAATCAAATGAAAGCCAAGGAAGGGAGGAATGTGTACAGTTCTTCACGCTATGATGATTATGACAGATACAGACGTTCTAGAAGCCGAAGTTATGAAAGAAGAAGATCAAGAAGCCGGTCCTTTGATTACAACTATAGAAGATCTTATAGTCCTAGAAA TAGACCGGCTGGAAGACCACGGCGTAGCAGAAGCCATTCCGACAATGATAG ATTCAAACACCGAAATCGATCTTTTTCAAGATCTAAATCCAATTCAAGATCACGGTCCAAGTCCCAGcccaagaaagaaatgaaggctaAATCACGTTCTAGGTCTGCATCTCACACCAAAACTAGAGGCACCTCTAAAACAGATTCCAAAACACATTATAAGTCTGGCTCAAGATATGAAAAGGAATCAAGGAAAAAAGAACCACCTAGATCCAAATCTCAGTCAAGATCACAATCTAGGTCTAGGTCAAAATCTAGATCAAGGTCTTGGACTAGTCCTAAGTCCAGTGGCCACTGA
- the SRSF10 gene encoding serine/arginine-rich splicing factor 10 isoform X1, with the protein MSRYLRPPNTSLFVRNVADDTRSEDLRREFGRYGPIVDVYVPLDFYTRRPRGFAYVQFEDVRDAEDALHNLDRKWICGRQIEIQFAQGDRKTPNQMKAKEGRNVYSSSRYDDYDRYRRSRSRSYERRRSRSRSFDYNYRRSYSPRNSRPAGRPRRSRSHSDNDRFKHRNRSFSRSKSNSRSRSKSQPKKEMKAKSRSRSASHTKTRGTSKTDSKTHYKSGSRYEKESRKKEPPRSKSQSRSQSRSRSKSRSRSWTSPKSSGH; encoded by the exons GTCCGAAGATTTACGACGAGAATTTGGTCGTTATGGTCCTATAGTTGATGTGTATGTTCCACTTGATTTCTACACGCGTCGTCCAAGAGGATTTGCTTATGTTCA ATTTGAGGATGTACGTGATGCCGAAGACGCTTTACATAATTTGGACAGAAAATGGATTTGTGGACGCCAAATTGAAATACAGTTTGCACAGGGGGATCGGAAGA CTCCAAATCAAATGAAAGCCAAGGAAGGGAGGAATGTGTACAGTTCTTCACGCTATGATGATTATGACAGATACAGACGTTCTAGAAGCCGAAGTTATGAAAGAAGAAGATCAAGAAGCCGGTCCTTTGATTACAACTATAGAAGATCTTATAGTCCTAGAAA CAGTAGACCGGCTGGAAGACCACGGCGTAGCAGAAGCCATTCCGACAATGATAG ATTCAAACACCGAAATCGATCTTTTTCAAGATCTAAATCCAATTCAAGATCACGGTCCAAGTCCCAGcccaagaaagaaatgaaggctaAATCACGTTCTAGGTCTGCATCTCACACCAAAACTAGAGGCACCTCTAAAACAGATTCCAAAACACATTATAAGTCTGGCTCAAGATATGAAAAGGAATCAAGGAAAAAAGAACCACCTAGATCCAAATCTCAGTCAAGATCACAATCTAGGTCTAGGTCAAAATCTAGATCAAGGTCTTGGACTAGTCCTAAGTCCAGTGGCCACTGA
- the SRSF10 gene encoding serine/arginine-rich splicing factor 10 isoform X6: MSRYLRPPNTSLFVRNVADDTRSEDLRREFGRYGPIVDVYVPLDFYTRRPRGFAYVQFEDVRDAEDALHNLDRKWICGRQIEIQFAQGDRKTPNQMKAKEGRNVYSSSRYDDYDRYRRSRSRSYERRRSRSRSFDYNYRRSYSPRNSRPAGRPRRSRSHSDNDRFKHRNRSFSRSKSNSRSRSKSQPKKEMKAKSRSRPNCSWNTQYSSAYYTSRKI; this comes from the exons GTCCGAAGATTTACGACGAGAATTTGGTCGTTATGGTCCTATAGTTGATGTGTATGTTCCACTTGATTTCTACACGCGTCGTCCAAGAGGATTTGCTTATGTTCA ATTTGAGGATGTACGTGATGCCGAAGACGCTTTACATAATTTGGACAGAAAATGGATTTGTGGACGCCAAATTGAAATACAGTTTGCACAGGGGGATCGGAAGA CTCCAAATCAAATGAAAGCCAAGGAAGGGAGGAATGTGTACAGTTCTTCACGCTATGATGATTATGACAGATACAGACGTTCTAGAAGCCGAAGTTATGAAAGAAGAAGATCAAGAAGCCGGTCCTTTGATTACAACTATAGAAGATCTTATAGTCCTAGAAA CAGTAGACCGGCTGGAAGACCACGGCGTAGCAGAAGCCATTCCGACAATGATAG ATTCAAACACCGAAATCGATCTTTTTCAAGATCTAAATCCAATTCAAGATCACGGTCCAAGTCCCAGcccaagaaagaaatgaaggctaAATCACGTTCTAG ACCAAACTGCAGCTGGAATACCCAGTACAGTTCTGCTTACTACACTTCAAGAAAGATCTGA